In one Pseudodesulfovibrio tunisiensis genomic region, the following are encoded:
- the ruvA gene encoding Holliday junction branch migration protein RuvA, producing the protein MIAYLQGTLLSAGEFSLVLLTPGGVGYEVAAPASVLARLPAKGGEVTLFVHTQVGEKAIDLYGFLTADDLDLFRTLISIDKLGPKKALAILGRFDGDHLREIAFREDVKTLSTVPGIGPKSARQILWNLKEKVEKLKPSLSGGAVPSMPTGPQGEYMDALAGLKGLGYSEDEARPLVKEVFEAEPDLDAAGAIRQVLRKIAAARS; encoded by the coding sequence ATGATCGCATATCTTCAGGGCACGCTGCTGTCCGCCGGGGAATTTTCGCTCGTGCTGCTCACGCCGGGCGGCGTGGGATACGAAGTGGCCGCGCCTGCGTCCGTTCTGGCCAGGCTGCCTGCCAAGGGCGGCGAAGTCACGCTTTTCGTGCACACGCAGGTGGGAGAAAAAGCTATTGACCTGTACGGCTTTCTGACAGCCGATGATCTCGATCTGTTCCGTACCCTGATCTCCATCGACAAGCTCGGCCCGAAAAAGGCGCTGGCCATTCTCGGCCGGTTCGACGGCGATCATCTGCGGGAAATCGCGTTTCGCGAGGACGTGAAGACCCTGTCCACGGTTCCGGGCATCGGTCCCAAGTCTGCGCGTCAGATATTGTGGAATCTCAAGGAAAAGGTCGAGAAGCTCAAGCCTTCCCTGTCCGGCGGGGCGGTGCCTTCCATGCCGACCGGGCCGCAGGGCGAATACATGGACGCGCTTGCAGGCCTCAAGGGGCTGGGCTACTCTGAGGATGAGGCCCGGCCTCTGGTAAAGGAAGTTTTTGAAGCGGAACCTGACCTTGATGCTGCCGGAGCCATCCGGCAGGTGCTCAGGAAAATTGCGGCGGCCCGTTCATGA
- the ruvB gene encoding Holliday junction branch migration DNA helicase RuvB codes for MKSTLPEENVRPRHLSDFIGQEDLRDNLQVFIRAATERGKPLDHTLFYGNPGLGKTTLARIMASELGVNMVSTSGPVLERSGDLAAILTNLDRGDILFVDEIHRMPATVEEVLYPAMEDFQIDLVIGSGPGARTVKLDIEPFTLVGATTRLGLLTSPLRDRFGCIFRIEFYSPEELAEIVRRSSKILGVEVDPEGALTIGRRSRGTPRIANRLLRRVRDYAHVHNNGVVSQEIADMALQRLDVDDFGLDHMDRKILSLVVETFGGGPVGVKTLAAACSEEVRTIEDIYEPYLIQCGFLKRTPRGRVATAKAYKHLKLRYEGEDQRKLF; via the coding sequence ATGAAGTCGACTCTCCCCGAGGAAAACGTTCGTCCCAGACATCTGTCCGATTTCATCGGTCAGGAAGATTTGCGTGACAATCTTCAGGTGTTCATCCGTGCGGCCACGGAGCGCGGCAAGCCTCTGGACCACACCCTTTTCTATGGCAATCCCGGTTTGGGCAAGACCACTTTGGCCCGGATCATGGCCAGCGAACTGGGCGTGAACATGGTGTCCACGTCCGGCCCGGTGCTGGAGCGTTCCGGTGATCTGGCCGCCATTCTCACGAATCTGGATCGCGGCGACATTCTGTTCGTGGACGAGATTCATCGCATGCCCGCCACGGTGGAGGAAGTGCTGTACCCGGCCATGGAGGATTTCCAGATCGATCTGGTCATCGGTTCCGGTCCGGGCGCGCGCACGGTCAAGCTGGACATCGAGCCGTTCACCCTTGTTGGTGCGACAACGCGCCTCGGCCTGCTTACGTCGCCATTGCGCGATCGGTTCGGCTGCATTTTCCGCATAGAGTTCTACAGCCCCGAGGAACTTGCCGAGATCGTCCGAAGATCGTCGAAGATTCTCGGCGTGGAGGTCGATCCCGAGGGCGCACTGACCATCGGTCGTCGTTCGCGCGGCACTCCGCGCATTGCCAACCGTTTGCTGCGTCGTGTTCGCGACTATGCCCATGTGCACAACAACGGCGTGGTTTCGCAGGAAATCGCGGACATGGCGCTCCAGCGTCTGGACGTGGACGACTTCGGTCTGGACCACATGGACCGCAAAATCCTGTCACTGGTGGTGGAGACCTTCGGAGGCGGCCCTGTCGGGGTCAAGACTCTGGCCGCAGCCTGCTCCGAAGAGGTGCGCACCATCGAAGACATCTACGAGCCATACCTCATCCAGTGCGGGTTTCTGAAACGCACCCCGCGCGGCCGCGTGGCCACGGCCAAGGCATACAAGCACCTCAAGCTGCGCTACGAAGGCGAGGATCAGCGCAAGCTGTTCTAG
- a CDS encoding ATP-dependent zinc protease: protein MKIVTGWREVVSLPGLGIESIRAKVDTGAKTCALHACFIDEFLRDQQLWVRFGVHPRRNREDLLVECEACVSDRRSVMNSGGGREFRYVIMTEVWLGSLRQCAEITLANREDLSYRMLLGRNFLRGTCLVDSELSYVLGKKPPRRSGEMK from the coding sequence ATGAAAATTGTCACGGGGTGGCGCGAGGTTGTGTCCCTGCCCGGACTCGGGATCGAGTCCATTCGGGCCAAGGTGGATACCGGGGCCAAGACCTGCGCGTTGCATGCTTGTTTTATTGATGAATTCTTGCGCGACCAGCAATTGTGGGTCCGATTCGGCGTGCATCCCCGCCGCAATCGGGAAGACTTGCTCGTGGAGTGCGAGGCTTGTGTCTCGGATCGCCGCAGCGTGATGAATTCCGGCGGGGGCAGGGAGTTTCGGTATGTGATCATGACCGAGGTCTGGCTCGGTTCGCTGCGTCAGTGCGCGGAGATCACCTTGGCAAATCGCGAGGATTTGTCCTACCGCATGCTGCTTGGCAGGAATTTTCTGCGTGGAACATGTCTTGTCGATTCGGAACTGTCCTACGTGCTTGGCAAAAAGCCGCCGCGCCGTTCGGGAGAAATGAAATGA
- the rimK gene encoding 30S ribosomal protein S6--L-glutamate ligase, whose translation MKIVILSRKRELYSTRRLVEAAEERGHVVRVINPLRCYMNITAHNPRVCYKGECLDDVQAVIPRIGASITFYGTAVVRQFEMMGIYCLNESVAITRSRDKLRSLQLLARKGIGLPVTGFANSTMYTDDLIELVGGPPLVVKLLEGTQGVGVVLAETQQAAESVIDAFRGLKANFIVQEYIQEARGADIRCFVVGGKVVASMKRQGKEGEFRSNLHRGGKATSVRITPEERSTAVRAARIMGLSVAGVDLLRSNHGPVVMEVNSSPGIEGIEHATGKDIAGTIIEYIEKNARPNCTATRGKG comes from the coding sequence ATGAAGATCGTGATTCTGTCCCGCAAGCGGGAACTCTACTCCACCCGTCGTCTCGTGGAGGCCGCCGAGGAACGCGGACATGTGGTGCGGGTCATCAATCCGCTTCGGTGCTACATGAACATCACCGCGCACAATCCCCGTGTCTGCTACAAGGGCGAATGTCTGGACGACGTGCAGGCCGTGATTCCGCGCATTGGCGCGTCCATCACCTTTTACGGCACCGCGGTCGTGCGCCAGTTCGAGATGATGGGCATCTACTGCCTGAACGAGTCCGTGGCCATCACCCGTTCGCGCGACAAGCTGCGCAGCCTGCAGCTTCTGGCCCGCAAGGGCATCGGCCTGCCCGTGACCGGGTTTGCCAACTCCACCATGTACACGGATGACCTCATCGAACTGGTGGGCGGTCCGCCTCTGGTGGTCAAGCTGCTGGAGGGCACGCAGGGCGTGGGGGTTGTGCTGGCCGAGACCCAGCAGGCAGCGGAAAGCGTGATCGACGCGTTTCGCGGCCTCAAGGCGAACTTCATTGTTCAGGAGTACATTCAGGAAGCCAGAGGCGCGGACATTCGCTGTTTCGTGGTGGGCGGCAAGGTGGTCGCGTCCATGAAGCGGCAGGGCAAGGAAGGGGAGTTCCGTTCCAATCTGCATCGTGGAGGCAAGGCCACATCCGTGAGGATCACGCCCGAGGAACGCTCCACGGCGGTGCGCGCCGCAAGGATCATGGGGCTGAGTGTTGCCGGCGTGGACCTGCTCCGTTCCAATCACGGTCCAGTGGTCATGGAAGTCAATTCCTCGCCCGGGATCGAGGGCATCGAGCATGCCACGGGCAAGGACATTGCCGGAACCATCATCGAATACATCGAGAAGAATGCGCGACCCAATTGCACGGCGACCCGGGGCAAGGGCTAG
- a CDS encoding transporter substrate-binding domain-containing protein — MQFGTVPCRLAVGSMVAIRARDRDRLAPTGKASLKGLLSTPDLIFGYMPRVDYGRMQPFLNKYIHRARTVALPNTQGIRHMFTMLIKGRVDWTVFDPTATAYLVNQMGIGDQIAIVPALEAEPEFTPGYMAGPRDAWGRHMLYRIDEILAREIVSGRLHDLLATWIPQDLRPDFDRHYKQLMQKPAQAFLDANANEPAE, encoded by the coding sequence ATGCAATTCGGCACGGTGCCCTGCCGCCTTGCCGTGGGCTCCATGGTCGCCATCCGCGCTCGGGACCGGGACCGACTCGCCCCCACGGGCAAGGCCTCCCTCAAGGGCCTTCTTTCCACCCCGGACCTGATCTTCGGATACATGCCCCGCGTGGACTACGGCCGGATGCAGCCCTTCCTGAACAAATACATACATCGCGCAAGAACCGTGGCCCTGCCCAACACGCAGGGCATCCGGCACATGTTCACCATGCTCATCAAGGGACGGGTGGACTGGACCGTCTTCGACCCCACGGCCACGGCCTATCTCGTCAACCAGATGGGCATTGGCGATCAGATCGCCATTGTTCCGGCGCTGGAGGCCGAACCGGAATTCACGCCCGGGTACATGGCCGGTCCCCGCGATGCATGGGGCAGGCACATGTTGTACCGCATCGATGAGATACTCGCCCGGGAGATTGTTTCCGGGCGGCTCCATGACCTGCTTGCAACATGGATTCCCCAGGATTTGCGCCCTGATTTCGATCGCCACTACAAACAGCTCATGCAAAAACCGGCACAGGCATTTCTTGATGCCAACGCCAATGAGCCCGCCGAGTAG
- a CDS encoding sulfite exporter TauE/SafE family protein: MLTTIILYVALGGVAGILAGLLGIGGGLVIVPMLAFAFPAQGFAHEHIQHLALGTSLATIIFTSMSSVRAHHSRGAVDWKTFWRITPGIITGTYLGSVIAGSLSTNFLKGFFAIFLYFVAANMLLGAKPKGSRQLPGTAGIFGVGNGIGIFSALVGIGGGTLSVPFLSWCNVAMHTAIGTAAAIGLPIAISGTIGYIVSGWNATNLPDYTIGYIYLPALLGIIVTSTLTAPLGARLAHSLPVGKLKKIFAILLLVVATRMLISIF; encoded by the coding sequence ATGCTCACCACCATCATTCTCTATGTTGCTCTGGGCGGCGTCGCCGGAATTCTGGCCGGACTTCTCGGCATCGGCGGCGGACTCGTCATCGTTCCCATGCTCGCCTTTGCCTTCCCGGCCCAGGGGTTTGCACACGAGCACATCCAGCATCTGGCTCTGGGCACATCCCTGGCCACCATCATCTTCACATCCATGTCCAGCGTCCGCGCCCACCACAGCCGGGGCGCTGTGGACTGGAAAACATTCTGGCGCATCACCCCGGGCATCATCACAGGTACCTACCTCGGCTCGGTGATCGCGGGCAGCCTGTCCACCAATTTCCTGAAGGGCTTCTTTGCCATTTTCCTCTATTTCGTGGCCGCGAACATGCTTCTGGGTGCCAAGCCCAAGGGCTCGCGCCAACTTCCCGGAACAGCAGGCATTTTCGGCGTGGGCAACGGCATCGGCATATTCTCGGCGCTGGTCGGGATCGGGGGCGGCACCCTGTCCGTGCCGTTCCTTTCGTGGTGCAACGTGGCCATGCACACGGCCATTGGCACTGCCGCGGCCATCGGCCTGCCCATCGCCATTTCCGGCACCATCGGCTACATCGTGTCGGGCTGGAACGCCACCAACCTGCCCGACTACACCATCGGCTACATCTATCTTCCGGCCCTGCTCGGCATCATCGTGACCAGCACCCTGACCGCTCCGCTGGGCGCGCGTCTGGCGCACAGCCTGCCCGTGGGCAAGCTCAAGAAGATATTCGCCATCCTGCTTCTGGTGGTCGCCACCCGCATGCTGATCAGCATATTCTGA
- a CDS encoding alpha-hydroxy-acid oxidizing protein, with protein sequence MKEIREKARELMKGYCRVCKICDGRACAGEVPGMGGLGTGSAFRNNVTALADVTLNMRLLHNAIQPDTSTSVLGIPLSMPVMAAPIGGISFNMGGGISEEDYAEAIVCGCRDKGVIGCTGDGVPPMIHESGFAAIRKAEGHGIPFIKPWDGSEMVEKLEKARETGCSIFGMDVDAAGLITLRQMGRPVTPKTPDELAAIIERIHSWGAKFILKGVMTPDEALLAAEVGADAIVISNHGGRVLDHAPGTAKVVPGIADAAKGRIRLLVDGGIRDGVDVLKMLALGADAVMIGRPFSIAALGGLREGVGAYIDTLKAQLVQAMVLTGCNDIASIDKRILHED encoded by the coding sequence ATGAAGGAAATCAGGGAAAAGGCTCGTGAACTGATGAAAGGGTACTGCCGCGTCTGCAAGATCTGTGACGGCAGGGCATGCGCCGGCGAGGTGCCCGGCATGGGCGGTCTGGGAACGGGCTCGGCCTTTCGCAACAACGTGACCGCATTGGCCGATGTCACGCTGAACATGCGCCTGCTGCACAATGCAATTCAGCCGGACACCTCGACCTCGGTGCTGGGCATTCCCCTGTCCATGCCCGTGATGGCCGCCCCGATCGGCGGCATTTCCTTCAACATGGGCGGCGGAATCTCCGAAGAGGATTACGCCGAGGCCATTGTCTGCGGCTGCCGGGACAAGGGAGTGATCGGCTGTACCGGCGACGGCGTGCCCCCCATGATCCACGAAAGCGGCTTCGCTGCCATACGCAAGGCCGAGGGACATGGCATTCCGTTCATCAAGCCGTGGGATGGCAGCGAGATGGTTGAAAAGCTGGAAAAGGCGCGCGAAACCGGATGCAGCATCTTCGGCATGGATGTGGATGCGGCAGGCCTCATCACCCTGCGCCAGATGGGCCGCCCGGTCACGCCGAAGACTCCGGACGAGCTCGCTGCGATCATCGAACGCATTCATTCCTGGGGAGCGAAATTCATCCTCAAGGGCGTGATGACTCCGGACGAAGCCCTGCTTGCCGCCGAGGTCGGCGCGGACGCCATCGTGATATCCAACCACGGCGGACGCGTGCTGGATCACGCTCCGGGCACGGCCAAGGTGGTTCCGGGCATTGCCGACGCGGCCAAGGGCAGAATCCGCCTGCTCGTGGACGGCGGCATCCGCGACGGCGTGGACGTGCTCAAGATGCTGGCGCTGGGCGCGGACGCGGTCATGATCGGCCGCCCGTTCTCCATAGCCGCTCTCGGTGGCCTGCGCGAAGGCGTGGGTGCCTACATCGACACGCTCAAGGCGCAACTGGTTCAGGCCATGGTCCTGACGGGCTGCAATGACATCGCTTCCATCGACAAACGCATTCTCCACGAGGACTGA